From Schistocerca americana isolate TAMUIC-IGC-003095 chromosome 11, iqSchAmer2.1, whole genome shotgun sequence, the proteins below share one genomic window:
- the LOC124553521 gene encoding prestalk protein-like, translated as MAAQLERAAQLERAAQLQCSTTCENSKACEDSKACEDSKACEDSTACEDSTACEDSTACEDSTACEDSTACEDSTACELSTACEDSTACEDSTACEDSLACEDSTACEDSTASEDSTACEDSTACEDSTACEDSTACEDSTACEVSTPCEGSTPCEGSTACEDSTACEESTACENSSACEVSTACEDSTACEDSTACEDGTACEDGTAYKDGTACEDSTACEDSTACEDNTGCGDSTACVDSTGCEDSTACEDSTACEDSTACEDSTACEDSIACGDSTACELSTACEDSTACEDSTACEDSTACEDSIACEDSTTCEDSTACEDSTGCEDSTAC; from the exons atggcagctcaacttgagagggcagctcaacttgagagggcagctcaacttcagt gcagcacaacttgcgagaacagcaaagcttgtgaggacagcaaagcttgtgaggacagcaaagcttgtgaggacagcacagcttgcgaggacagcacagcttgcgaggacagcacagcttgcgaggacagcacagcttgcgaggacagcacagcttgcgaggacagcacagcttgcgagctcagcacagcttgcgaggacagcacagcttgcgaggacagcacagcttgcgaggacagcttagcttgcgaggacagcacagcttgcgaggacagcacagctagcgaggacagcacagcttgcgaggacagcacagcttgcgaggacagcacagcttgcgaggacagcacagcttgcgaggacagcacagcttgcgaggtcagcacaccttgcgagggcagcacaccttgcgagggcagcacagcttgcgaggacagcacagcttgcgaggagagcacagcttgcgagaacagctcagcttgcgaggtcagcacagcttgcgaggacagcacagcttgtgaggacagcacagcttgcgaggacggcacagcttgcgaggacggcacagcttacaaagacggcacagcttgcgaggacagcacagcttgcgaggacagcacagcttgcgaggacaacacaggttgcggggacagcacagcttgcgttgacagcacaggttgcgaggacagcacggcttgcgaggacagcacggcttgcgaggacagcacagcttgcgaggacagcacagcttgcgaggacagcatagcttgcggggacagcacagcttgcgagctcagcacagcttgcgaggacagcacagcttgcgaggacagcacagcttgcgaggacagcacagcttgcgaggacagcatagcttgcgaggacagcacaacttgcgaggacagcacagcttgcgaggacagcacaggttgcgaggacagcacagcttgctag